The following nucleotide sequence is from Halobacillus mangrovi.
AAAGGTGCTGCTTTTCTAGCATCCTTCCCAACCCCCTCCTTCTTCTATTTTTTCCATTCTTATTAGTCACATGATTCCGAATAAGAGTCTTTTTCACAGTAATCATTTGTCGTTGAAGCCACCCGTATTTGTTGATTTTGTAAAACTTTCAAGCGGATATCTAGAACCATTTTTTCTTCCACTTTAGTAAAGTACCCTTCATTAAACGGAGCATCTCCTGGAAGTGGCATACGATCCAGGGCTTCATCCCATTCAATGATGCTGCTTGAAATCAGCTCACAGAAAGGAAGCTCATTATAGAATTGGCGGCTCTCCTGGTGAAATTGGGAAAGATCACTTGATAGCAGCTGGTCTTTTTCAGGGAACCCGGACGGTAAGGATTTCGTCACGGCAAAATCAAACTCTTCCCGATTGTTGATTTTCGGCTGGACCGGATATGATAAGAAGTCTTTAATTTCCGTTACACATTCAAATGGAATGTCTACTGTATAAGAGTGCAAATCAGAGGCTACTGATTTTGATGTACTTTGATCGATCTCAGGACTAGGACTTGCATATTGGATATTTTTACGTACAAATCCTTTAATAAATAATTTGTGAGTTGGAAGCAGCAATCTGCATTGAGTCAAATTGACTCGTTTTTTAATGTCTTTGATCTCTAATACTGGTTCAGGGAAGGTGATGGTTTCATCTAAATTTAATTGCAGGTCAAGTTCCGCTAATACTACAGGAACTTTAGAGTAAATTTTTCCGAGACTTACTTTCGGTTTAATCGCTTTGTTCTCACAATGGTGTAAGTTTGATGTCACTTTACAATCATAGTTATTGAAACCCTTATTCATATCAGTCATTTGATTTCCTCCTAAGCAAATATACTTCATCGTATGTGGGATGAATGACTATGTTTGGGCGAAAGTCTGAATTCTGGGTTTG
It contains:
- a CDS encoding CsxC family protein; its protein translation is MTDMNKGFNNYDCKVTSNLHHCENKAIKPKVSLGKIYSKVPVVLAELDLQLNLDETITFPEPVLEIKDIKKRVNLTQCRLLLPTHKLFIKGFVRKNIQYASPSPEIDQSTSKSVASDLHSYTVDIPFECVTEIKDFLSYPVQPKINNREEFDFAVTKSLPSGFPEKDQLLSSDLSQFHQESRQFYNELPFCELISSSIIEWDEALDRMPLPGDAPFNEGYFTKVEEKMVLDIRLKVLQNQQIRVASTTNDYCEKDSYSESCD